The following coding sequences lie in one Opitutales bacterium genomic window:
- a CDS encoding phytanoyl-CoA dioxygenase family protein: MKLSPEQLAAYEEDGFLLLENVFSDSEVDTFVDEIERLKDIDTPSRVLEESSGLVRALHGCHLDSVIFGELIRKKRMLDPAVQILGDDVYVFQFKVNCKEAFGGEVWKWHQDYIFWKYGDQMPEPLATNHMIFLDEVTEFNGPLIVIPGSHKDGCIDRKSNRSETGAGDWEENVSADLKYTLDGETVARMTVNGGMVAPKGPRGSVLLFHPNLAHGSAPNISPIHRRLLIVTYNRTDNAPQPEHLWRPEFLVGRDTSPLVSTGD, from the coding sequence ATGAAGCTCTCACCTGAACAATTGGCTGCCTACGAGGAAGATGGATTTTTACTCCTCGAAAACGTTTTCTCCGACTCTGAGGTCGACACGTTCGTCGACGAAATCGAGCGGCTCAAAGACATCGACACACCCAGTCGTGTCCTCGAAGAAAGCTCCGGATTAGTGCGCGCGCTTCATGGCTGCCACCTGGATAGTGTCATTTTCGGCGAATTGATACGTAAAAAACGTATGCTAGATCCAGCTGTCCAGATCTTGGGCGACGACGTGTATGTTTTTCAATTCAAGGTAAACTGCAAAGAGGCCTTCGGGGGCGAGGTATGGAAGTGGCATCAGGACTATATTTTTTGGAAATACGGAGATCAAATGCCCGAGCCCTTGGCCACGAATCACATGATCTTCCTCGATGAAGTTACGGAGTTTAACGGGCCACTCATTGTTATCCCTGGCTCGCATAAAGACGGCTGCATCGATCGTAAATCCAACCGCTCAGAAACCGGCGCAGGTGACTGGGAAGAAAATGTCAGTGCAGATCTAAAATACACGCTCGATGGCGAAACGGTAGCCCGCATGACGGTAAACGGAGGTATGGTCGCTCCCAAAGGTCCGCGCGGCAGCGTATTGCTTTTTCATCCCAACTTGGCTCATGGCTCAGCACCCAATATTTCTCCCATACACCGACGCTTGCTTATAGTGACTTACAACCGAACCGACAATGCTCCTCAGCCCGAACACCTTTGGCGTCCAGAATTCCTAGTAGGTCGCGACACCAGCCCCTTAGTCTCCACGGGAGATTAG
- a CDS encoding amino acid adenylation domain-containing protein, which yields MTKAEILQKLLEKKGLKKQPAPRIPKRPNDAAPRLSFAQQRLWFVQQMAPGSTAYNLPAAWDIEGPFDIERLRTAFHKVIERHEILRTRFPTDGHTIELSIAETTSLEIPLIPIARTDHAAIQAHEAAVLFAPFSLNDCPLLRATVLQFGPESYRLLVCIHHLVFDGWSISVLMKEISALYAGNTLPALSHRYYDFAHWQRSQCESGRWEAAVNYWEKELAGLAPVDFPTDRPRHSKATDPGAIHRFGLPQALLNQVTTLSSRLKTTPFNICLSAWQVLVGRYARTDDVAIGSPVAGRNVAEWESLLGYFNNMLVLRSDLGTDPSFAEFTQRTHNKTQQALAHQNLPFEVVVEHLSPERHLDQNPLFQIAFSFQNLPSAQLAMDGLSWTPINLPQHEAKFDLLLALEESEGQLQGSLEYSTQLFDTETIERLIENYATLLRAACKNPEQSISHLPLTSETERTLVGQRPLPRKFDLEDCIHERFIQRARKAPDRIAISDGKRSITYGVLEQKSAALAQHLIGRQLPLESIIGIHLERSIETVIAIIGILRAGHAYLPLDVHAPKSRLRYVVEDSGTALILSARSTQRQQTAAQIVFLEDALESTAPYALPEVPPDTLAYVIYTSGSTGKPKGVMIPHRNVTRLFDGTHNWFNFGPNDVWSLFHAFSFDFSVWELWGALAYGGRVALIPYWVSRSTDKFYKMLESEGVTVLSQTPSAFRQLTQHITRPDHPTQLQLKWVIFGGEALDLSSLKPWFEHFPEDAPRLVNMYGITETTVHVTYREIRKTDVLSSKGSLIGKPIPDLSIHILDEQLQPVPCGVIGEIYVGGAGLARGYLNRPELTQERFINNPIQPDVFGQRLYRTGDLARYLSDGDISYQGRSDFQVQVKGFRIELGEIQAALATLPSIKENAVLAWTDAATSSTFLTAYCVTDQGDPFDVADLRAALSEHIPEYMIPAHFVSLDALPLTENNKLDRDELAKRKTTEVEVTPTTRESNTPAEHALVQAISEVIGGTNFPVDANLFALGIDSILMLQVRARFMDLGFRFELQDAFRHQTIAALASAAEQSAGPDLEATMQPFVMVDPKDRQNLSTRVVDAYPLSALQQGMLFHSELYTDSAIYHDIFSYRLRAVYDEERIKQAVRFVVERHPVLRTAILREGLSQPLQCVFDSVELPLQNYDISGESDNQQRDVIERWIDAEKARVYDWTVAPLIRMATHRVAESEWYFSLSLHHSILDGWSVSTLLAELFDHYLNGPPDLSAPRTSFAAFVKLEQACIQNQASQEFWTQQLEDAQHLPLPVWPEHRRDDVQTHAASAVIHSWKAGELQRLEHLARTHQAPLQTLLLALHAKVMSVTSNQRDVLTGLIANGRPETEDGDKILGLFLNTAPFRINVGHTTWSKLIQSCLQTEEALLPHRRFPLAEIQRLTHQRELCETAFNFVHFHVLDKILASPEIELLETRYFDENNFALFAQFSINPDTGHLDLELKYDIARFDVKQMAAILSLYSDGVEAMLRDAKLLHDSTPLVNQLPSFISGEHQERDPALLLHHFVEIQAAEHGDRIAIRGGSEAITYAELNSQANQVAHQLLARGICLEGPVGIFMGRSPNLLAGILGVLKVGATYVPLDPNYPEARLSYLFNDACMACVITEQILVDSLPENTPYLLIETIEGPDYNPGISPHSDQLAYIIYTSGSTGKPKGTAISHSNAVAMVQWAQTVYSEADVAGMLASTSICFDLSIFEFFLTFAQGGSLILAENALALPEHAHRSEVTLVNTVPSAAAELLRQDGFPESVRIINLAGEPLKRGLSDALYAIPQIKSVYDLYGPSEDTTYSTFIRRSAGGPETIGTPVANTTAYLLDTALNPVPLGTVGELFLSGEGITRGYHRRPHLTAERYLPNPFSSMPGTRMYRTGDLARLGPDGNFEFLGRSDHQVKIRGFRIELGEIQNALEQVDAISEAAVSAHEDERGNKRLVAYVAAADSQCIEDARIALARSLPEYMVPAQFIVLETLPRTPNGKLDRKALPDPAQSFQSDERSITLARNDTEAALVKIWQEVLSETAVGIEDNFFSLGGDSILMIQIVSKAREAGFILNTRQLFDHQTIAELAAVIQLQQDDTSTIDVSHDGALQSTPIQRWFFDQNFETPGHWNQSILLRSRQPIDTARLEACIETLLNHHASLRLRAWSGSIRVLPPESCEGDARVMTLNDLGLAQRTAPCAALQESLDLENGPVFRVARFTTADVDRLFITIHHLAVDGVSWRILLEDLDKLYSVGPGYELQRSASLRVWTQALNPEAFENERSHWQAEIAEQPSALSPDSADSANTYANERRLEQSLSEELTEQLLRKAPEAYNTQINDLLLAALSAALATWSDQSAHAIHLEGHGREDTLSSLDISRTTGWFTTLYPIRLAVPPEHELGALIRSTKEYLRSLPSRGVGYGFLRHLASPAIPESQAQITFNYLGQTGLLTREGQAFQPCDEDRGPDFGLKNTRPHELDISAIVINERLCLDIRFAENRWLTDRMERLLKAFVTALTDVIEHCVQKQDTQYTPSDFALADLDQDDLDDALDEIEF from the coding sequence ATGACTAAGGCCGAAATTCTCCAGAAGCTCCTCGAGAAAAAAGGGCTCAAGAAGCAGCCGGCTCCTCGGATTCCCAAACGGCCTAACGACGCTGCTCCACGCCTGTCCTTCGCGCAGCAACGCCTCTGGTTCGTTCAGCAGATGGCTCCGGGCAGCACTGCCTACAATCTCCCGGCAGCCTGGGATATCGAAGGCCCCTTCGATATCGAACGTTTACGCACTGCTTTTCACAAAGTAATCGAACGGCACGAAATCCTTCGCACCCGTTTCCCTACTGATGGCCACACAATTGAGCTTTCGATCGCAGAAACAACCTCGCTGGAAATACCACTGATACCCATCGCGCGAACGGACCATGCCGCGATTCAGGCGCACGAGGCTGCCGTGCTTTTTGCTCCGTTTTCATTGAATGACTGTCCTCTCCTGCGTGCGACAGTCCTTCAATTCGGCCCCGAGTCCTATCGGCTGCTCGTTTGCATTCACCACCTCGTGTTTGATGGTTGGTCGATCAGCGTGTTGATGAAGGAAATCTCGGCGCTATATGCTGGAAATACTCTGCCCGCCTTGAGCCATCGGTATTATGATTTCGCCCACTGGCAGCGCAGTCAGTGCGAATCCGGCAGATGGGAAGCTGCAGTGAATTATTGGGAAAAGGAGCTTGCGGGCCTCGCGCCTGTCGATTTCCCGACAGATCGCCCCCGGCATTCCAAAGCCACAGATCCAGGTGCCATTCACCGTTTCGGTTTACCGCAGGCTTTGCTGAATCAAGTCACCACTCTCAGCTCGCGGCTCAAGACGACACCCTTCAATATATGCTTGTCTGCCTGGCAGGTGTTAGTCGGGCGCTACGCACGCACCGATGATGTCGCCATAGGCTCACCGGTGGCAGGACGCAATGTTGCCGAATGGGAATCCCTCCTCGGCTATTTTAATAACATGCTCGTGCTGCGGAGCGATTTAGGCACCGACCCAAGTTTTGCTGAATTTACACAACGCACGCACAACAAAACTCAGCAGGCGCTCGCGCATCAAAACCTCCCGTTCGAAGTCGTTGTCGAGCACCTCAGCCCAGAACGCCATCTCGACCAGAATCCTCTATTTCAGATCGCTTTTTCGTTCCAGAATTTGCCGAGTGCACAGCTTGCAATGGACGGCCTGAGCTGGACACCGATCAACCTACCCCAGCACGAGGCCAAATTTGACCTACTCCTCGCGCTTGAAGAGTCGGAGGGACAGCTACAAGGCTCCTTGGAATACAGCACCCAGCTTTTTGACACCGAAACCATTGAGCGACTGATAGAGAATTATGCGACACTCCTCCGGGCTGCGTGCAAAAATCCTGAGCAGTCCATCTCCCATCTACCACTTACCTCAGAAACGGAGCGCACCCTGGTCGGACAACGTCCACTACCCCGGAAGTTCGATTTAGAAGACTGCATCCATGAGCGCTTCATCCAGCGCGCAAGAAAGGCACCGGATCGCATCGCCATTTCCGACGGAAAGCGAAGCATTACCTATGGTGTATTGGAGCAAAAGTCAGCAGCATTGGCCCAACACCTTATTGGTCGCCAGCTACCGCTAGAATCAATCATCGGCATTCACCTCGAACGCAGTATCGAGACGGTAATTGCCATTATCGGAATCCTCAGAGCAGGCCATGCCTATTTACCACTAGATGTGCATGCTCCGAAATCCCGCCTTCGCTATGTTGTAGAGGATAGCGGCACAGCACTGATACTCTCAGCCCGCTCGACCCAACGGCAGCAGACCGCCGCTCAAATCGTTTTCCTTGAAGATGCCTTAGAATCAACTGCCCCCTACGCACTTCCTGAAGTCCCCCCCGACACGCTCGCCTACGTCATCTACACGTCGGGTTCCACGGGAAAACCCAAGGGGGTGATGATTCCTCACCGCAATGTTACCCGCCTCTTTGATGGCACACATAACTGGTTCAATTTTGGCCCCAATGACGTCTGGAGCCTCTTTCATGCGTTCTCCTTCGACTTCTCTGTTTGGGAACTGTGGGGAGCCTTGGCATACGGAGGTAGGGTTGCACTGATCCCGTATTGGGTCAGTCGATCAACAGACAAATTCTACAAGATGCTGGAAAGCGAAGGTGTTACTGTTCTTAGCCAAACTCCCTCAGCCTTTCGCCAACTCACGCAGCATATCACGCGGCCGGACCATCCAACTCAACTCCAGCTCAAGTGGGTTATTTTCGGCGGTGAGGCTCTAGATCTCTCGAGCTTAAAGCCATGGTTTGAGCACTTTCCCGAAGACGCGCCAAGACTGGTCAATATGTATGGAATTACAGAAACGACCGTGCATGTGACCTACCGTGAAATTCGAAAGACGGATGTCCTTTCCAGCAAAGGCAGCCTCATTGGTAAGCCAATTCCCGATCTGTCGATCCACATCCTGGATGAACAGCTCCAGCCAGTTCCTTGTGGTGTTATTGGTGAGATCTATGTCGGGGGTGCTGGGCTAGCCCGCGGCTACTTAAATCGTCCCGAGCTAACTCAAGAACGCTTCATCAACAATCCGATTCAGCCAGATGTTTTCGGTCAGCGGCTGTATCGAACCGGCGATCTCGCAAGGTATTTGTCAGATGGGGATATCAGCTACCAAGGACGGTCAGATTTTCAGGTGCAGGTCAAAGGGTTCCGCATCGAACTCGGCGAAATACAAGCTGCGCTCGCAACCCTACCCAGTATAAAAGAAAACGCTGTATTGGCTTGGACTGATGCAGCCACCAGCTCGACCTTCCTCACAGCATACTGTGTCACGGACCAAGGCGACCCTTTCGATGTTGCCGATCTACGCGCCGCGCTAAGCGAACATATACCAGAGTATATGATCCCCGCGCATTTTGTCTCTCTCGATGCGCTGCCCCTTACTGAAAACAACAAGCTGGACCGCGATGAACTGGCCAAGCGCAAGACTACTGAGGTAGAGGTCACACCCACTACTCGCGAGTCAAATACGCCTGCCGAACACGCCTTAGTTCAGGCAATCTCTGAGGTGATAGGGGGCACAAATTTTCCTGTAGACGCGAACCTCTTTGCCCTCGGTATCGATTCAATCCTGATGCTTCAAGTCCGAGCCAGGTTCATGGATCTGGGGTTCCGTTTCGAGTTACAGGATGCCTTTCGCCATCAGACAATCGCAGCGCTTGCTTCGGCGGCCGAGCAAAGCGCTGGGCCAGATCTCGAGGCTACCATGCAGCCTTTTGTTATGGTCGACCCAAAAGATCGCCAGAATTTATCAACCCGAGTGGTGGATGCCTACCCTCTAAGCGCGCTTCAGCAGGGGATGTTATTCCACTCCGAGCTATATACGGATTCGGCGATTTATCACGACATTTTCTCCTATCGTTTACGCGCTGTCTACGATGAAGAGCGTATCAAGCAGGCTGTCCGCTTTGTCGTCGAACGCCATCCAGTTCTCCGCACGGCCATCCTGCGCGAGGGACTCTCTCAACCCCTCCAGTGCGTCTTCGATTCGGTCGAATTACCCCTGCAAAACTACGATATCTCTGGAGAATCTGACAACCAGCAGCGGGACGTTATTGAGCGATGGATCGATGCGGAAAAGGCCCGTGTTTATGATTGGACTGTCGCACCTCTGATTCGCATGGCCACCCACCGAGTGGCAGAAAGCGAGTGGTATTTTTCACTGAGCCTGCATCATAGCATTCTAGATGGATGGAGTGTATCTACCCTGCTGGCAGAGCTATTTGATCACTATCTAAATGGCCCACCAGACTTGTCAGCGCCTCGGACCTCATTCGCGGCCTTTGTAAAATTAGAACAGGCCTGCATTCAAAATCAGGCGAGTCAGGAATTTTGGACCCAACAACTCGAAGACGCCCAACACCTGCCCCTTCCAGTTTGGCCTGAGCATCGCCGCGACGACGTGCAGACACATGCCGCCTCCGCAGTCATCCACTCTTGGAAGGCCGGCGAACTCCAGCGGTTAGAGCATCTCGCTCGGACACATCAGGCACCACTCCAGACCCTTCTCCTGGCGCTTCATGCGAAGGTCATGTCTGTCACTTCAAACCAGCGCGACGTCCTAACCGGCCTCATCGCCAACGGACGCCCTGAGACTGAAGACGGAGATAAAATCCTCGGTTTATTCCTAAACACGGCTCCTTTCAGAATCAATGTGGGGCATACGACTTGGTCGAAACTTATACAGAGCTGCTTGCAGACAGAGGAAGCACTCTTGCCGCATCGGCGTTTCCCTCTGGCTGAGATCCAGCGCCTTACACATCAGCGTGAACTCTGCGAAACGGCCTTTAACTTCGTGCATTTCCACGTGCTTGATAAGATACTTGCCTCGCCAGAAATCGAACTCCTGGAGACGCGTTACTTCGACGAAAACAACTTTGCTCTCTTTGCTCAATTTAGTATCAATCCAGATACAGGCCACCTCGATCTAGAGCTCAAATACGACATAGCTCGTTTCGATGTGAAACAGATGGCGGCCATCCTTTCGCTCTACAGCGACGGAGTAGAGGCGATGCTCCGGGACGCCAAGCTGCTCCATGACAGTACACCGCTCGTCAACCAGCTCCCCTCGTTCATTTCCGGGGAACATCAGGAGCGCGACCCCGCCCTATTACTCCATCATTTTGTAGAAATTCAAGCTGCCGAACATGGAGACCGCATCGCTATTCGCGGGGGTTCAGAAGCAATCACTTACGCGGAGCTCAATAGCCAGGCGAACCAGGTGGCTCATCAGCTTCTTGCGCGTGGCATCTGCCTCGAAGGTCCGGTTGGCATCTTCATGGGACGCAGCCCCAATCTCTTAGCGGGTATCCTTGGCGTATTAAAGGTGGGCGCCACCTATGTGCCCCTCGATCCCAATTATCCTGAAGCGCGCCTTTCCTATCTCTTCAACGACGCATGCATGGCGTGCGTGATTACGGAACAAATCCTCGTCGATTCCCTACCCGAGAACACGCCCTACCTGCTCATTGAAACCATTGAAGGGCCAGATTACAATCCAGGCATTTCGCCCCACTCAGATCAACTGGCCTATATTATTTACACTTCAGGCTCTACCGGAAAGCCGAAGGGAACCGCAATCTCACACAGTAACGCCGTTGCCATGGTGCAATGGGCGCAGACTGTCTATTCCGAAGCTGATGTAGCGGGTATGCTGGCGAGCACCTCCATCTGTTTCGACCTATCCATCTTCGAGTTTTTCCTTACGTTCGCTCAGGGCGGCAGCCTGATCCTGGCCGAAAATGCCTTGGCTCTCCCAGAACATGCGCATCGATCGGAAGTCACTCTTGTCAATACGGTCCCGTCAGCTGCAGCAGAATTATTACGGCAAGACGGATTTCCTGAGTCGGTTCGGATCATCAATCTCGCCGGTGAACCGCTCAAACGGGGCCTATCCGACGCACTCTACGCTATCCCACAGATAAAGTCTGTTTATGACCTTTACGGCCCCTCTGAGGATACCACTTATTCTACATTTATACGTCGCAGCGCAGGGGGACCTGAAACCATCGGCACACCCGTCGCCAACACCACAGCATACCTCCTGGATACAGCCTTAAATCCAGTGCCGCTGGGCACGGTCGGCGAGCTCTTTCTTTCCGGAGAAGGGATAACCCGAGGCTACCATCGCCGCCCACACCTCACAGCAGAACGCTATCTCCCCAACCCGTTCAGCTCGATGCCCGGCACACGGATGTATCGCACCGGCGACCTGGCGCGGCTCGGGCCGGACGGAAATTTTGAGTTTCTAGGGCGTTCGGATCATCAGGTCAAAATTCGTGGTTTTCGCATCGAACTTGGCGAGATCCAGAATGCGCTGGAGCAGGTGGACGCGATTAGTGAGGCGGCGGTGTCTGCCCACGAAGATGAACGCGGCAACAAGCGACTGGTGGCCTATGTCGCCGCTGCGGATTCACAATGCATTGAAGACGCACGCATCGCCTTGGCGAGGTCTCTCCCCGAGTATATGGTCCCGGCACAGTTTATCGTGTTGGAAACCTTGCCACGGACTCCCAATGGCAAGCTCGACCGCAAAGCTCTACCTGACCCAGCTCAATCATTTCAATCCGATGAGCGCAGCATCACTTTAGCCCGCAACGATACTGAAGCCGCTCTAGTCAAGATCTGGCAAGAGGTGCTGAGTGAGACGGCTGTGGGGATTGAGGATAATTTCTTCTCTCTGGGCGGGGACTCTATCTTGATGATCCAGATTGTGAGCAAGGCGCGCGAAGCAGGCTTTATTCTGAATACGCGGCAGCTATTCGATCATCAGACCATCGCCGAATTGGCTGCCGTGATTCAATTGCAACAAGATGATACTTCAACAATCGACGTTAGCCATGACGGTGCCCTGCAGAGCACACCGATCCAGCGTTGGTTTTTCGATCAGAATTTCGAAACACCCGGACACTGGAACCAATCCATTTTACTTCGCTCGCGCCAGCCCATCGACACTGCGCGTCTGGAAGCGTGTATTGAAACACTTCTGAACCACCATGCCAGCTTACGTTTACGTGCCTGGTCCGGAAGCATCCGAGTGCTACCGCCTGAATCATGTGAAGGCGATGCGCGGGTAATGACACTCAACGATCTTGGATTAGCCCAACGGACGGCTCCATGCGCCGCGTTGCAAGAAAGCCTCGATCTTGAAAACGGTCCTGTCTTCAGAGTGGCTCGGTTCACGACCGCGGACGTTGACCGGCTTTTCATTACGATTCATCACCTTGCAGTAGACGGCGTCTCATGGCGCATCCTTCTGGAGGACCTAGATAAGCTCTACAGCGTTGGGCCAGGATATGAGCTACAACGGTCAGCCTCGCTGCGAGTTTGGACGCAGGCTCTCAACCCTGAGGCCTTTGAAAACGAGCGCAGCCATTGGCAGGCCGAAATTGCCGAACAGCCTTCGGCGCTGAGCCCCGATTCCGCAGATTCAGCGAATACTTATGCTAACGAACGACGACTCGAACAGAGTCTATCAGAAGAACTGACGGAACAACTTCTCCGAAAAGCACCCGAAGCCTATAATACTCAGATCAACGATCTTTTGCTCGCTGCGCTCAGCGCTGCCCTAGCGACGTGGAGTGACCAGAGCGCGCACGCCATCCATCTAGAAGGCCACGGTCGCGAGGACACACTGAGTTCACTCGATATATCGCGCACCACCGGCTGGTTCACGACACTCTATCCGATACGGCTCGCCGTTCCTCCCGAGCACGAATTGGGTGCACTGATCCGCTCAACTAAGGAATATTTGCGTTCACTGCCTTCAAGAGGAGTCGGTTATGGCTTCCTAAGACACTTAGCTTCGCCCGCGATACCGGAGTCACAGGCGCAGATTACCTTCAACTACCTCGGCCAGACCGGTTTATTGACGCGTGAAGGCCAAGCTTTTCAACCCTGCGATGAAGATCGTGGCCCGGATTTTGGACTCAAAAACACACGGCCACATGAGTTAGATATCAGTGCAATCGTAATCAACGAACGACTGTGCCTGGATATACGCTTTGCTGAGAACCGCTGGTTGACCGACAGAATGGAGCGGTTGCTTAAAGCATTTGTGACGGCGCTGACCGACGTGATCGAGCATTGCGTTCAAAAACAGGATACCCAATACACCCCTTCCGATTTTGCGCTGGCCGACCTCGATCAAGATGATCTAGACGATGCCTTGGACGAAATTGAGTTCTAA